The following proteins are encoded in a genomic region of Microbispora sp. ZYX-F-249:
- a CDS encoding sensor histidine kinase, whose amino-acid sequence MNQVLAPLADSVTYRRWACLIVGGALLMPYMMAGAVATALWRPAPEVGDPLLSVQPLIFIGVLPVVAASGLFLPVRAFEVAAARTLLGAAVETPPSSVRRTWSERRRTAAWFTLHLAVGGLVSGVTLAIVPFSVWLAVLPLAGDRLGLVDPGIRAGWATMWGPPAGLAVLVCLLFLAAGAGALLARLAPVFLGPSAADRLASARQAARRLAVRNRLARELHDSVGHALSVVTVQAAAAGRVLDRDPAAARAALEAIETSARSALDELDHVIGVLREGGGRASPEPSLDDLPALLDAAGPGDRPVTRRLGELSGIPPVISREAYRVVQEAVTNAIRHGTGPIEVDAAVRDHVLEVCVRNEVRVHHRRGLTGPRRRGGSGGATGAAGHGLDGIRERVTLLGGRVEAGGDGGTWRVEIHVPLPGADAARRPNPRMASAGEDHGEERTGT is encoded by the coding sequence GTGAACCAGGTCCTCGCCCCGCTCGCCGACAGCGTCACCTACCGCAGGTGGGCCTGCCTGATCGTAGGCGGCGCGCTGCTCATGCCCTACATGATGGCCGGAGCGGTCGCGACGGCGCTGTGGCGCCCGGCGCCGGAGGTCGGCGATCCGCTGCTGTCGGTGCAGCCGTTGATCTTCATCGGGGTGCTCCCGGTGGTGGCCGCCTCGGGGCTGTTCCTGCCGGTCCGGGCCTTCGAGGTCGCCGCCGCCCGCACGTTGCTGGGCGCGGCCGTCGAGACCCCGCCGTCCTCCGTACGGCGGACCTGGTCCGAACGGCGCCGGACCGCGGCGTGGTTCACCCTGCACCTGGCCGTCGGCGGCCTGGTGAGCGGGGTGACCCTGGCCATCGTGCCGTTCTCGGTCTGGCTGGCGGTCCTCCCGCTGGCCGGGGATCGCCTCGGACTGGTGGACCCCGGGATCCGCGCCGGCTGGGCCACGATGTGGGGTCCGCCCGCGGGGCTGGCCGTCCTCGTCTGCCTGCTCTTCCTCGCGGCCGGTGCCGGGGCGCTGCTCGCCCGTCTGGCCCCCGTGTTCCTGGGACCGTCCGCGGCCGACCGGCTCGCGTCGGCGCGGCAGGCCGCGCGCCGCCTCGCGGTGCGCAACCGGCTCGCCAGGGAGTTGCACGACTCGGTGGGCCACGCCCTCAGTGTGGTGACCGTGCAGGCCGCCGCGGCCGGGCGGGTGCTCGACCGGGACCCCGCCGCCGCCCGGGCCGCGCTGGAGGCGATCGAGACCTCCGCCAGGAGCGCGCTGGACGAGCTCGACCACGTGATCGGCGTGCTGCGGGAGGGCGGAGGGCGGGCCTCGCCCGAACCGTCCCTCGACGACCTGCCCGCGTTGCTCGACGCCGCCGGTCCCGGAGACAGGCCGGTCACCCGGCGGCTGGGCGAGCTGTCCGGGATCCCTCCCGTGATCTCCCGGGAGGCCTACCGCGTCGTGCAGGAGGCGGTGACCAACGCGATCCGCCACGGCACCGGCCCGATCGAGGTGGACGCCGCTGTGCGCGATCACGTCCTCGAGGTGTGCGTGCGCAACGAGGTCCGGGTGCACCACAGGCGCGGCCTCACCGGACCACGCCGACGCGGCGGGAGCGGCGGCGCGACCGGCGCGGCGGGGCACGGGCTGGACGGCATCCGGGAGCGGGTGACACTGCTCGGCGGACGGGTCGAGGCGGGAGGCGACGGTGGGACGTGGCGGGTCGAGATACATGTCCCTCTTCCGGGCGCGGACGCCGCCCGGCGTCCGAATCCCCGCATGGCAAGCGCGGGCGAGGACCACGGCGAGGAGCGGACGGGGACATGA
- a CDS encoding alpha-amylase family protein, which translates to MTTWSDHAIWWHVYPLGFTGAPLTAPPEGAPVRHRLRRLESWLDYAAGLGCSGLQLGPIFASRTHGYDTVDHFRIDPRLGDDDDFDHLVEQARRRGLRVLLDGVFNHVGRGFPVFARALAEGPDSPAARWFLPGDGAGGFAVFEGHDQLVALNHAEPAVLDHVVRVMSHWLGRGASGWRLDAAYAVPLAFWREAVTRVRRDHPDAWFAGEVIHGDYAAYVTEGGLDSVTQYELWKAIWSSLNDGNFFELAWALDRHDRLLEVFAPMTFVGNHDVTRLASRIDDPRHLGHALAVLLAVGGVPSVYYGDEQAFAGVKEERAGGDDAIRPAFPDAPGDLAPHGLPVYRLHRRLIGLRRRHPWLARARTKAEHVANTALALRSEGPVGEVVTLLNIGDDAYRFPVDVSRLTVAESCAGAESSPGADDADGDPALVPAHGWRVLVHRP; encoded by the coding sequence GTGACGACATGGAGCGACCACGCGATCTGGTGGCATGTCTATCCCCTGGGCTTCACCGGCGCTCCGCTGACGGCGCCGCCCGAGGGAGCCCCGGTCCGGCACCGCCTGCGGCGTCTGGAGAGCTGGCTCGACTACGCCGCCGGCCTCGGCTGCTCGGGTCTCCAGCTGGGCCCGATCTTCGCGTCGCGGACGCACGGGTACGACACGGTGGACCACTTCCGGATCGATCCCCGGCTCGGGGACGACGACGACTTCGACCACCTGGTGGAGCAGGCGCGGCGGCGCGGGCTGCGGGTGTTGCTCGACGGGGTGTTCAACCACGTGGGCAGGGGGTTTCCGGTCTTCGCCCGGGCGCTCGCGGAGGGGCCGGACTCCCCCGCCGCGCGCTGGTTCCTTCCGGGTGACGGCGCCGGCGGCTTCGCCGTGTTCGAGGGCCACGACCAGCTGGTCGCGCTGAACCACGCGGAGCCCGCCGTGCTCGACCACGTCGTACGGGTGATGAGCCACTGGCTCGGCCGGGGCGCGTCCGGCTGGCGGCTCGACGCGGCGTACGCCGTGCCGCTCGCCTTCTGGCGGGAGGCCGTCACGCGGGTGCGGCGGGATCACCCGGACGCCTGGTTCGCCGGCGAGGTGATCCACGGCGACTACGCGGCGTACGTGACCGAGGGCGGCCTCGACTCGGTGACGCAGTACGAGCTGTGGAAGGCCATCTGGAGCTCGCTCAACGACGGCAACTTCTTCGAGCTCGCCTGGGCGCTCGACCGGCACGACCGGCTGCTGGAGGTGTTCGCGCCGATGACGTTCGTCGGCAACCACGACGTGACCCGCCTGGCCAGCAGAATCGACGATCCGCGGCACCTGGGACACGCGCTGGCCGTCCTGCTGGCCGTGGGCGGGGTGCCGAGCGTCTACTACGGCGACGAGCAGGCGTTCGCCGGAGTCAAGGAGGAACGCGCCGGGGGCGACGACGCGATCCGGCCCGCCTTCCCGGACGCCCCGGGCGACCTCGCGCCGCACGGCCTGCCGGTCTACCGGCTCCACCGGCGGCTGATCGGGCTGCGCCGCCGGCATCCCTGGCTGGCCCGGGCGCGCACGAAGGCCGAGCACGTCGCCAACACGGCCCTCGCGCTGCGCAGCGAGGGACCGGTGGGAGAGGTCGTCACGCTGCTCAACATCGGCGACGACGCCTACCGCTTCCCCGTGGACGTCTCCCGGCTGACCGTCGCCGAGAGCTGCGCCGGGGCGGAAAGCTCCCCCGGAGCGGACGACGCGGACGGAGATCCGGCTCTCGTGCCCGCGCACGGGTGGCGGGTGCTCGTCCACAGGCCGTGA
- a CDS encoding response regulator transcription factor encodes MSTSIGVLLADDEDLIRTGLRIIIESEPGLSVVGEAADGAAAVSLARSLRPDVVLMDVRMPAVDGIQATRALTAVGGGPKVVVVTTFENDDYVYEALRAGASGFLLKRARADELVQAIRVVAAGESLLFPAAIRSLVAARGAARAVPGLERLTAREGDVLRLMARGLSNAEIAAELVVGTETVKTHVGNVLAKLGARDRTQAVVAAYESGFVSPR; translated from the coding sequence ATGAGCACGAGCATCGGGGTGCTGCTGGCCGACGACGAGGACCTGATCCGCACCGGTCTGCGGATCATCATCGAGTCCGAGCCCGGCCTGAGCGTCGTGGGCGAGGCGGCCGACGGTGCGGCGGCGGTGTCGCTGGCCCGCTCGCTCCGGCCCGACGTCGTCCTGATGGACGTCCGCATGCCGGCGGTGGACGGCATTCAGGCGACGCGGGCCCTCACGGCCGTCGGGGGCGGGCCCAAGGTCGTGGTGGTGACGACGTTCGAGAACGACGACTACGTCTACGAGGCGCTGCGGGCCGGGGCGAGCGGCTTCCTGCTCAAGCGGGCGAGGGCGGACGAGCTCGTCCAGGCGATCCGGGTGGTAGCGGCGGGAGAGTCGCTGCTGTTCCCCGCCGCCATCCGGTCGCTGGTCGCGGCCCGCGGCGCCGCCCGCGCCGTCCCCGGCCTGGAGCGGCTCACCGCGCGTGAAGGGGACGTGCTGCGGCTGATGGCACGCGGCCTGTCGAACGCGGAGATCGCCGCCGAACTCGTCGTCGGCACGGAGACGGTCAAGACCCACGTGGGCAACGTCCTGGCCAAACTGGGTGCCCGTGACCGCACGCAGGCGGTGGTCGCCGCCTACGAGTCGGGCTTCGTCTCCCCCCGCTGA